In the genome of Paenibacillus pabuli, the window TTACAAATCCGGTCAGTACCGAATGGGGCACAAATGTAATAAATCGTCCAACCTTGAAAATCCCCAGAATGAATTGAATGATACCTGTCAGAATTGTAGCGGCAAACAGATATTCCACGCCATAATCCTTGACGAGTCCCACCATTAGTACCGCCATAGCGCCAGTTGCTGCCGAGATCATGCCCGGTCTGCCGCCCGCAATTGAGATCACGATGGCAATCGTGATTGAAGCGTACAATCCGACCATTGGGTCAACGCCCGCAATAATCGAGAAGGCAATGGCTTCTGGAATAAGCGCCAGCGCTACCGTAATGCCTGCCAGCACATCTCCACGAATGTTTCCAAACCATTGTTGTTTTAACGTATTCATATGTCTCTTGCCGGTCCTCCTAGTATTTAAACTCAAATTCATCTTATTCCTGAATGGCAATGGAACGGTCCGTCACTGACCAACTACGACAGACAACACAAAACAGCGGAAGATCCTCCCGCAAATTCGTCTATATAAGTTGAAAACATGCCTAATTAACCATGACCCATGATCCGATTCGCTTATCGTTTCATGTTCAAGCATGTCTTGTTCGTTCCAGTGTGTACCCTCTTGTCTCCATCACAACATTCAGATGTCTTGCCTCAAGACAGCGTTGATCGTATCAAGATGTCTCTAGGTTTTCCCCTCTCAGAAAAACCGGGTCCGTTAATGTACTGATCTATTATTATAGTCACAGGAAGCGATATGTACTAACACAATTAAACGGATAAAATAGATTCATATCTCGTATTATCTTTATTTTTCGTTATTTTACTCTGCTATGCTCTTAAAACTAACTTTTCTCAAAAGAGTTTGTTGCGAAGATCACCCTTTCGTTAATAAAAATAACCCGTAAAGATCCTTTTTAAAAAAGTCTCTTTACGGGTCTTCTTGTTAATCTAAAATCTCCCTGATTTAAAAATCGAATAAAGCAGGAAGGCCACCATCAGAATAGCTACGAGAAAACCAATCTCAATGACCGGGATATCCCACAGCATCGTGGATTGATGACTGATGGAAGAACCGATGATCAACCCGACCATAATGATACAAAAAGCAAGCAGCACAATGCTGAAAGACAGCCTGTTACTAATCTGGTCCAGCCTGCGAAGCAGCATCTCCAGTTCGGGAACGCTGACCTCCAGCCGCAGCTTTCCTTTGCTGATGATCGATGAGATCTGCCTTAGCTGTCCGGGCAGACCCATGACACTCTCGGCCATATCACTCGCACCGCGAAACAGACGATTTCGGATCCTCCCCGGATTAAAGCGTTCCTTAATCAGCTTTCGGCCAAATGGTTCAGCCATGTCCACGATACTCAAAGAGGGATCAAGATGTTCGATGACACCTTCCATCGTGAGCAGTGATTTCCCCAGCAGCAGAATGTCGGCTGGCATCACAACCCGATGGCGCTGCGCTACGCCGAACAGGTCGTTCAACGCTTGCCCCACGCTGATTTTGGAAAATGGAATATCATAGTATTTACTGCGGAGCTTGTCCAGATCGTTATGAAGTCCTCGCAAATCCATATCATCCGGCATCATGCCCAGCTTCTCTATGGCCCGGATCATGCTGTCCGTATCCTTACGCATCAATCCGATAATGAGCGAAGCCAGGTGCTGCTTCATCTCATCACTCAGACTGCCTACCATTCCGAAATCGATAAAAGCAAGCCGACCATCCTTCAACACCATCAGATTGCCTGGATGTGGATCGGCATGAAAGAATCCATGAATGAAGATCTGATTCAACAACGAATCTACCAGTCTCTGCGCAATGTTATTCAGATCATGCCCACGTTTAACCAACTCGTCACGATCATTCAGCTTAATGCCTTCGATGTACTCCATCGTAAGCACACGAGAAGAAGTTTGATCCCAATAGATCACCGGTATTTTCACTTTGTTATCCTGCTGATATTGCTGTGCAATCTTCTCTGTATTACGGCCCTCAACTGTATAATCCAGCTCGGCCATCAGTGCCTGAGCGTACTCTTCTACCATTTGCGGGATCTGATATTGCTTCACCCAGTCCCAGCGTTTCTCCGCCATGGCTGTCAACTCTCGTAAAATATC includes:
- a CDS encoding ABC1 kinase family protein; amino-acid sequence: MAVRIKHVGRYREIAMALVRHGFGYMVEELGLFQLLAIPRRWMSREAHTTKTLSERIRLVLQELGPAFVKLGQLASTRADLLPDSVIRELVKLQDQVPPFSSETARGILEQELDTPLEEIFSRFEDTPVAAASIGQVHLGKLRSGEAVAIKIQRPGISRIIQRDLDILRELTAMAEKRWDWVKQYQIPQMVEEYAQALMAELDYTVEGRNTEKIAQQYQQDNKVKIPVIYWDQTSSRVLTMEYIEGIKLNDRDELVKRGHDLNNIAQRLVDSLLNQIFIHGFFHADPHPGNLMVLKDGRLAFIDFGMVGSLSDEMKQHLASLIIGLMRKDTDSMIRAIEKLGMMPDDMDLRGLHNDLDKLRSKYYDIPFSKISVGQALNDLFGVAQRHRVVMPADILLLGKSLLTMEGVIEHLDPSLSIVDMAEPFGRKLIKERFNPGRIRNRLFRGASDMAESVMGLPGQLRQISSIISKGKLRLEVSVPELEMLLRRLDQISNRLSFSIVLLAFCIIMVGLIIGSSISHQSTMLWDIPVIEIGFLVAILMVAFLLYSIFKSGRF